The genomic region CCTATTGTCATGGAAAGCATTAAACTCGCGTTGGCAAAATAATGTCAGTGTTGATGCAGTTACAGGATGTGGCTGAGACGACCCGACTGGGGCCGCTGTCCGGAGAGATCCGGGCAGGGGAGATCCTGCATCTCGTCGGGCCGAATGGTGCTGGAAAAAGTACGTTGCTGGCGCGCATAGCGGGGCTCACTTTCGGTCCTGGGGAAGTGGAATTTGCTGGCACCCCGCTTAAACGGTGGCCAGCCGCTAAGCTGGCTCGCCATCGCGCCTATCTGGCACAACAGCAAACCCCGCCTTTTGCCATGCCGGTCTGGCATTTTCTGACGCTACATCAGGGCGACCAATCACGCACGGACCCATTAATGGACGTCGCGGAGTCTCTGGGACTGGCCGACAAACTGGAGCGCAATACCCGGCAGCTATCCGGAGGAGAATGGCAGCGAGTTCGGCTGGCGGCGGTCATTTTACAGATATCACCGGTATCCAACCCCCACGGGCAGTTGCTGCTGCTGGATGAACCGATGAACAGTCTTGACGTGGCGCAGCAAAATGCGCTGGACCGCATCCTGAGCCGATTATGCGGGCAGGGTATCGCCATCGTGATGAGCAGTCACGATCTTAACCATACTTTGCGCCATGCTCACCGTGCGTGGTTGCTTCAGCAGGGAAAACTGCTCGCCAGCGGGCCACGGGAAGAGGTGCTGACACCGCCAAATTTAGCGCGAGCCTATGGGATGAACTTCCGTCGTCTGGATATTGAAGGCCACAGGATGCTGATTTCTACAACGTAAATGAAATCGCTTGTTGATAATCAGCGTTAATCACCGCTAAATTGTTATCAGAATTAAAAAACAGAGGATTCGTCCTGAATGCGTTTCTGGTTCCTTCTTTTGACAGCATTACTCTTGGCAGGATGCAGCAGTCATCGTGCGCCGGCACCCAATGCCCGGCTCTCAGACTCAATTATGGTTATTGCCGGGTTAAACGATCAGCTCCAGACCTGGCACGGTACGCCTTACCGCTATGGCGGAATGAGCCGTCGTGGCGTGGATTGCTCCGGCTTTGTCCTGATGACGATGCGCGATCAGTTCTCCTTACAACTGCCGCGAGAGACGCGACAGCAGGCCAAAATAGGTACCAAGATTGATAAAGAGGAGTTACTGCCCGGCGACCTGGTGTTCTTCAAAACGGGTTCAGGTGAAAGCGGGCTGCATGTGGGAATTTATGACACCAATGGTCAGTTTATCCATGCGTCTACCAGTCGAGGAGTAATGCGTTCGTCACTGGAAAATGTCTACTGGCGGAAGAATTTTTGGCAGGCCAGACGGATATAAAATCGAATTGGCGATATGGGAGTGGATTGACTCTATGATTTAACGTAGGGGAAAAGAACAAAGCTGGATCAGCTTTTACAACCAGGATAAGCTGAAACAAAAGGACCCGGATTCCGGTTTAAAAGGACGACATGAACATTCCATCGAATACATCAATAAAGGCGTGTGCTTGCGTCCTTTGTAACAAACTGCCGTCTGACGCTCTCGCTGAAGGGGTAACGTAATGCATGTTACATTGGATAATGCCTGGTATAGTCAGCTCTGTTTTCACCCCGCCCGTAATGCACAAAATAAACTTATTGGTTTAGAAATTATTGCCCATTTTATCAGTGTTGCCGGTGATGTACGCATCCCGACTGAACTGGTCATGCCGCATCTCACGTCCGAACAACAATGCCAGTTGTTTGAAGAAAAATTAGCATTACTTGAAACGTGCCAACATTTTTTTATTCAGCATAAATTGGCGGCCTGGATTATTATCACCCCGGCTGTGGTGCCATTATTATTAGCGAATAGCCAATGTATAGCATTAGTTAAACGATTTTCATTTCTGGAATTGATGATCGGTGAAAATTTTCCCGACCTGGCTTGCGGCAAAGATAATCTCACCCTGAATGCGTTGGCCGCCCGTTTCCCGCTGGTGCTGGCTAATTTTGGTGCTGGGGAAAGCTCAACGAAGGCTATTTTTGATGGTCTTTTCAACCGCGTCATGTTGGACCGGAATTTTATACATCAGCGTGCTGCCAGTCCATCATTTGAACCGTTTATGCGCGCCATTTTGACCCAGGTTTCTCCCT from Citrobacter sp. RHB25-C09 harbors:
- a CDS encoding EAL domain-containing protein produces the protein MHVTLDNAWYSQLCFHPARNAQNKLIGLEIIAHFISVAGDVRIPTELVMPHLTSEQQCQLFEEKLALLETCQHFFIQHKLAAWIIITPAVVPLLLANSQCIALVKRFSFLELMIGENFPDLACGKDNLTLNALAARFPLVLANFGAGESSTKAIFDGLFNRVMLDRNFIHQRAASPSFEPFMRAILTQVSPYCESVMIGGIDNEEMAERVASFGFSAMQGHLWPAVSANQITKLIHP
- the btuD gene encoding vitamin B12 ABC transporter ATP-binding protein BtuD, giving the protein MSVLMQLQDVAETTRLGPLSGEIRAGEILHLVGPNGAGKSTLLARIAGLTFGPGEVEFAGTPLKRWPAAKLARHRAYLAQQQTPPFAMPVWHFLTLHQGDQSRTDPLMDVAESLGLADKLERNTRQLSGGEWQRVRLAAVILQISPVSNPHGQLLLLDEPMNSLDVAQQNALDRILSRLCGQGIAIVMSSHDLNHTLRHAHRAWLLQQGKLLASGPREEVLTPPNLARAYGMNFRRLDIEGHRMLISTT
- a CDS encoding NlpC/P60 family protein; translated protein: MRFWFLLLTALLLAGCSSHRAPAPNARLSDSIMVIAGLNDQLQTWHGTPYRYGGMSRRGVDCSGFVLMTMRDQFSLQLPRETRQQAKIGTKIDKEELLPGDLVFFKTGSGESGLHVGIYDTNGQFIHASTSRGVMRSSLENVYWRKNFWQARRI